Proteins encoded within one genomic window of Chroicocephalus ridibundus chromosome 7, bChrRid1.1, whole genome shotgun sequence:
- the EVI2B gene encoding protein EVI2B: MANNHLILILFYGEIWKSLSTATPQNVSVNRRNANTSMRSPRAEKAPLYALQAAGPPSHKSGGALAVTTPPPFPKAQAEPSDGGWIAALIIGIILLSMIMAIIIILLWKCCKRPVHVDSNWAGRSPFADGDTPDVFMDSHQATKRSSVLFMLPWKWKQDTALQQDPTASEKPSHCAASQENSQAPPPAEDSSVAGVSKPGASPAPSAEVASAAPDSCPHPAASPDSLDLPPPPDWLREPAGDQRSDGSNCQELPSETEEPLPPPPELLIQEIEEPPPQLPQPEQAFGGCQH, from the coding sequence ATGGCCAACAACCACCTAATACTGATTCTCTTCTATGGAGAAATCTGGAAATCGCTTTCTACAGCAACTCCTCAAAACGTTTCCGTGAACAGAAGAAATGCCAACACCAGTATGAGGAGTCCAAGAGCAGAGAAAGCCCCTCTGTACGCATTGCAAGCAGCAGGACCCCCTTCACACAAATCCGGCGGAGCACTGGCTGTTACGACACCGCCTCCGTTCCCCAAAGCACAGGCAGAACCAAGCGATGGCGGCTGGATAGCAGCACTGATAATTGGCATCATTTTGCTTAGTATGATAATGGCTATTATTATAATTCTCCTGTGGAAATGCTGCAAGAGGCCAGTTCATGTTGATTCCAATTGGGCAGGTCGCTCTCCATTTGCGGATGGAGACACACCAGATGTCTTCATGGACTCTCACCAGGCTACCAAGcgttcttcagttttatttatgtTACCTTGGAAATGGAAACAAGACACAGCCCTACAGCAGGATCCCACTGCATCGGAGAAACCATCCCACTGCGCTGCCAGCCAGGAAAACAGCCAGGCGCCTCCACCAGCCGAAGACAGCTCGGTGGCTGGTGTTTCCAAGCCGGGTGCCTCTCCAGCTCCCAGCGCTGAAGTAGCAAGCGCTGCGCCTGACTCCTGTCCTCACCCGGCGGCTTCACCCGACTCCCTGGATCTGCCACCTCCCCCCGACTGGCTCAGGGAACCAGCTGGGGATCAGCGTTCAGATGGCAGCAATTGCCAGGAATTGCCCTCAGAAACCGAGGAACCGCTGCCCCCACCACCCGAGCTACTTATTCAGGAGATTGAGGAACCACCGCCCCAGCTGCCGCAGCCGGAACAAGCCTTTGGAGGCTGCCAACACTGA
- the EVI2A gene encoding protein EVI2A produces the protein MKTKRHNKPHFIFPVLIISSMCLQTSANHTNYPWVINETWNPISQNQSGSQNVTEANTNSPLSINFSSKMTTFEMQNSTLQSLSSTTAQNSTFSPTRSAVSAAGGPRNTSKPKSTMTKETCEDNKSLVLICFIIIAVLVLICTFLFLSTVVIANKMSYLKKIQQGKRRPRSNGDILATNSLWPTAAGTWQRMPKETAGTELIMQDLIAGRDAAIQRKTDDETTEKLTKETDNEQENKEPLKTHKPILTNFVVEI, from the coding sequence ATGAAGACAAAGAGACATAATAAACCACACTTCATCTTCCCTGTCCTGATAATCTCTTCTATGTGTTTGCAAACAAGTGCAAACCATACCAATTATCCTTGGGTTATAAATGAAACCTGGAACCCTATCAGCCAAAACCAAAGCGGAAGCCAGAACGTAACAGAAGCCAACACAAATTCTCCTCTGAGCATCAATTTCAGCAGCAAAATGACTACTTTTGAAATGCAGAACAGCACCCTGCAGTCCTTATCCTCCACAACGGCCCAAAATTCAACATTTTCCCCCACCAGAAGTGCTGTTTCAGCAGCTGGAGGACCCAGGAACACCAGCAAACCCAAGAGCACAATGACAAAAGAAACATGTGAAGACAATAAGTCTCTTGTACTGATTTGTTTCATTATAATAGCAGTACTTGTGCTTATCTGCACCTTCTTATTTCTGTCAACAGTTGTAATAGCAAACAAAATGTCCTATCTCaaaaaaattcagcaaggaaAACGTCGGCCCAGGAGCAATGGCGATATTCTGGCGACTAACAGTTTATGGCCAACTGCAGCAGGAACGTGGCAGAGGATGCCTAAGGAGACAGCGGGAACCGAACTGATAATGCAAGACTTAAtagcagggagggatgctgcaaTCCAAAGGAAAACCGACGATGAAACTACTGAGAAACTCACTAAAGAAACAGATAatgaacaggaaaacaaagaaccCTTAAAGACACACAAACCCATTTTAACCAATTTTGTAGTTGAGATTTAA